TTATATGGAAGACTTGGAATACAAGGATGTTGAAAGGAATAACAAATTATAATGCAGGTATAGAAATCCTTATGTAATCCAAGGTCATTAATTTGAAGGAAGACTCATCAAGAAAATGTGATCTAGAAATAGAGGTTGAGATTGCtgcatttataaaattatgatgCTCTATAATCTTCCCATATGCAAATATTGCGTATTCCCTCTTTTGTCCCATGGAAATATTTTGCAGCAACAAGGAATCAAGTGCTGACCTAAATGGGGGTATCTGTTAAAACTTAGTATATTGATATCCTTCACCCCACTCCAGGAACGTTTGCTAGGCTGGGACTGCATCTTGGGAACAGAATTTTAGAGATGATCATCTCTTACATCAGAAGCAGGATCTAAATGATCCCTGGATGCCCAATTTCCCGACTCTGCTACTGTCATGGGTGGCAAGATAAGAGGAGTTGCATCGCAGATGAAAAAGTAAGGCCGAAGAAGACCAGAGAAGAGTTGGTTGAATGTGTAGATATAAGATCCATTGGTGACGTCGTAGAATGAGATTTCACCGGCTTCATAGTCCAAGAATATCCCAATGCAGCGAGGACTTTCCAGTAGGAGAAGAGGCACCGATGAGGAGGCAAGGACCATGTACTCATTCCCTTTCAGCAGCCACAGGGCCCAGACCCCGTTCTCAGGAGACGGTGTGGTTTCCCCCTTTCTCGGCAGCGTGTCTTGACAGACCCCTAAACCCCACTCTGCTCTTTCTTCCACCAGAACCTCCCAGTAATGCCTCCCAGATGAGAAGCTCTGCAAACCCAGGATGCAGGGCCACGTGTCAAATCGCTCAGGGTTGTTGGGGACATCCCTCCATAGTTCTCCATCCTGCACACTGCGCAGGTCGGCGGTCAAGAGCAGACTCGGGTGCGCCGTGGCGGGATCCAGCTTTACATCCACTGCGGGAAGGAACGTGGTGGAGCaggtgaaaggaaagaaaggtagAAACTCAGGAAACCACTGAAATGAATAGTCCCAGAGCTCCTCACTTCTCTCTCTAACAACGCCTAGAGAAAACAAATCAGTATTTCGCCTTACAGGTGAAATcttctttattactttattattctttattactTTCTGGTGTATTCCACTGTTACCTCTGCATAATCCAGAACTCTTTAACTTCCTCAATAAAAACAACTATTGATGATGACAAACCAAGTAAATAATCATTTAGTTTCCTTTCATTTACATgtaaagcgtgtgtgtgtgtgcgtgtgtgtgtgtgtgagagagagagagagagagaaagaaagagagagagagacagggtcttgctatgttgcccaggctggagtgcagagctATTCATGGGCATAGCCATGGtccactacagcctcaaactcctggactcgagatCCTCCTGTGtctgcctccccagcagctgggactacaggtgcacaccaccatgtctggcttacATCCAAAGCATTTGGGTGCACTTAGGAGGATCTTCTgcatttaacataaaatttacaaacCTCTTAggaattcttttcttaaaaatttataggagaattttattaatattaagcCCACTACTTTCAAAGTTATATTACTGTGGTAGGCGGAATTTTAAGATGAACCTCATGACCTTCACACCCTGGTGTTAGTCTCATGAGTATGTTATACTATATGACCAGAGAGAGATTATCAAGGTGAGTCTAATCTAATCCCACAAGTCCTATAAAATCAGAAAGTTTTCTCTGGCTATTGGGTTGGTGGCAGCAGGAAAGGTCAGTAAGAGGTGGATTTGATATCtctttgctggctttgaagatggaaaggTCACATGAGGAGAAAAACGAGTGATCTCCAGAGCTGAGAATGGCCCCCAACCAACAGCCAGCAAGACAACAGGAATCTCGGTACTGCATTTGCATGGAATTGTATTATACCAACAACCTGAATAAGCTTAGAGGGAAGGTTCTTCCCTAGACCTACAGAGCAGCCTAGCCTGGCCAGCACCCATATTTGGGCCTTGAGAAAACCCAAAGCAGAGGAGCCAGCTGATCCCACCCGGATGTCTGAtcttcagaactgtgagctacTAAATGGTATGGCTTTAGGCAGCTAAGCTTGTAGTTATTCATtatgtaacaataaaaaatattgataCTCTGAAGTCCCAGCGAGATTGATGAGACATTCGACccatatacataataaataaatacatctagATATGAAACCTCAGTGAAGGGGGGATGTAAAATATTCAGTGGATTTCCTTATTAGCATTGCTTATAAATAGTAAGTTAATTAATAATACGGTTTGGGTGTGTATCCCCTCCCAGTCTCATGTttaaatgtgattcccagtgttgaaggtggggcctagcGGGAAGTGCTGGATCGTGGGTACTGATCCCCCATGAATGTCTTAATGCCATCCCactggtgataagtgagttctttaTCAGTTCatgcaagagctggttgtttaagaaGAACCCGGCACTTGCCCACTTCACTGCttccctcttgccatgtgatacactggctccccctttgctttccacattgactgtaggtttcctgaggcctcaccagaagcaggtgccagcaccatgcttcctgcacagtctacagaaccgtgagccaaaacAAACCACATTTCCTTAtgttaataaattacccagcctcacgtatttctttatagcaatgcaaaatcaGACTAACATGTTAATatagtttgatttttaatatCAGAATACTGCTTCTACtgctactactattactactactgcACTACTCTTCCTattactgctactactactaccactACTGCCACTACCACTATACTTACCTGCCTTTAAACACTTctagtgaacttttttttttttttacttgagacagagccttgttctgttgcccagtctggagtgcagtggtgcaatcacagctcgctgcagcctccacctctcagactcaagccatccccccatctcagccttctgagtagctgggaaggcgtacaccaccatgcccagccagttttctgtactttttgtagagatggagttttactatgttgcccaggctggtcttgaactcctgggttcaagcgatccatcggcctcaacctcccaaaatgttgggattacaggtgtgagccaccatgcccagcctttttttaaaggctgtgaattttttaaaattttttaatttaatttaatttttgagatagagtttcactcttgttacccaggctagagtgcactggcacgatctcggctcactgcaacctccgcctcctgggttcaagcaattctcctgcctcagcctcccaagtagctgggattacaggcatgcaccaccacacctggataattttgtatttttagtagagatggggtttctccatgttggttaggctggtcttgaactcccgacctcaggtgatccacccgcctcggcctccccaaagtgttaggattacaggcgtgagccaccgtgcctggcctagtgaACTTTTACTGATACCCAACCTGAGTGGTCACATAACTGcatattgcattatttttattaactcaTGTAACCACCCTGAGGGTCACCATTGTCATCCCTACATTACACAAGAGTAGATTCCGAGTCAAAGGGTTCATGTGGTCTTCCCAAACTCTAGAGGTAAGTAACAGAGATGGAAAGGTAGGTCTCCACGGATTGCGCATTTAACAGAAGTCACGTATTCCCATGCTGTGCCTGCTCCAGCACATTTGTCTGCTTCATTTCTAACAAAATAGATCTGTGAAATGGCTTTGATATGGTCTACATCCCATTCCTCTCCCTACCCCTTCTCTCCTAAACTCAATTCTTCATCATGATGTGACCACACCCCAACCAAACTGCTCATGTCCATCTTCCCAGGGACCTGCGTGTTGATGAATGGCTATTTGTTagagtttgtctttttatttagatgaacttttgctcttgttacccaggctggagttcaatggtgtgatctcggctcactgcagtctccgcctcctgggttcaagcaattctccttcctcagcctcctgagtagctgggattataggcatgcaccagtatgt
This region of Macaca fascicularis isolate 582-1 chromosome 1, T2T-MFA8v1.1 genomic DNA includes:
- the TRIM58 gene encoding E3 ubiquitin-protein ligase TRIM58 isoform X7; this translates as MALELVRKELEDALTQEASVGKKTVIWKEKVEMQRQRFRLEFEKHRGFLAQEEQLQLRRLEAEERATLQRLRESKSRLVQQSKALKELADELQERCQRQALGLLEGVRGVLSRSKAITRLEAESIPMELKTACRIPGRRELLRKFQVDVKLDPATAHPSLLLTADLRSVQDGELWRDVPNNPERFDTWPCILGLQSFSSGRHYWEVLVEERAEWGLGVCQDTLPRKGETTPSPENGVWALWLLKGNEYMVLASSSVPLLLLESPRCIGIFLDYEAGEISFYDVTNGSYIYTFNQLFSGLLRPYFFICDATPLILPPMTVAESGNWASRDHLDPASDVRDDHL
- the TRIM58 gene encoding E3 ubiquitin-protein ligase TRIM58 isoform X6, giving the protein MQRQRFRLEFEKHRGFLAQEEQLQLRRLEAEERATLQRLRESKSRLVQQSKALKELADELQERCQRQALGLLEGVRGVLSRSKAITRLEAESIPMELKTACRIPGRRELLRKFQGVVRERSEELWDYSFQWFPEFLPFFPFTCSTTFLPAVDVKLDPATAHPSLLLTADLRSVQDGELWRDVPNNPERFDTWPCILGLQSFSSGRHYWEVLVEERAEWGLGVCQDTLPRKGETTPSPENGVWALWLLKGNEYMVLASSSVPLLLLESPRCIGIFLDYEAGEISFYDVTNGSYIYTFNQLFSGLLRPYFFICDATPLILPPMTVAESGNWASRDHLDPASDVRDDHL
- the TRIM58 gene encoding E3 ubiquitin-protein ligase TRIM58 isoform X5: MPQEKVEMQRQRFRLEFEKHRGFLAQEEQLQLRRLEAEERATLQRLRESKSRLVQQSKALKELADELQERCQRQALGLLEGVRGVLSRSKAITRLEAESIPMELKTACRIPGRRELLRKFQGVVRERSEELWDYSFQWFPEFLPFFPFTCSTTFLPAVDVKLDPATAHPSLLLTADLRSVQDGELWRDVPNNPERFDTWPCILGLQSFSSGRHYWEVLVEERAEWGLGVCQDTLPRKGETTPSPENGVWALWLLKGNEYMVLASSSVPLLLLESPRCIGIFLDYEAGEISFYDVTNGSYIYTFNQLFSGLLRPYFFICDATPLILPPMTVAESGNWASRDHLDPASDVRDDHL